GCCAACGGCGGCATCCTCGTGAAGCCGAACGCCCTCCTCGGCCTCGTCGGACCGGAGGGGCGGCGGATCGACCGCAAGGACGTCCCCCTCCAGCGCGCTGCCGACCCCGCCGCCGTCGCCGTCCTCGACTCGATCCTCCAGGGGGTCGTCAACCGCGGAACGGGGGCCTCGGCCCGGGGGCGCGGCGCGCAGGGCATCTTCGCGGGGAAGACGGGCACGACGAACGACGGGCGCGACGCCTGGTTCATCGGCTTCTCGCCCCGTCTCCTCGTGGCCGTCTGGGTCGGCTTCGACGACAACCGGGGGCTGAACCTCTCGGGGTCGACGGCCGCCGTGCCGATCTACGCCGAGTTCGCGCGGCGCCTCCCGTCTCACTTCTTCGAGGAGCCGTTCCCCGAGGTCCAGGGGGTGGTCACGGCATCGGTCGACCCGGCGACGGGAATGCTCGTCACCGAGGATTGCCCCACGTCCGTCAACGAGCTCTTCCTCGAGGGGACGGAACCGGCGGAGCGCTGCACGGTGCACGGTGAGGGGAACCCGGCCCCGCCGGGTGGTCCGGGCCTTCCTCCCGTCGAGGGGACCGAAGGGCCGGGGTGACCGGTTCCCGCTTCACGATTTCCGGTGTCGACCTCGGTCTCGTGGCCCGGAGCCACGGCTGGTACGACCTGCCGCCGTTCGCCTGGGACGAGGGGAGGCGCCGCCTCTCGTTCGTCTTCCTGCTCGGCGGCGCGGCCGTGCCCGTCCTGCTGACCTCCCGGCCCGGCGGCGTCGGCGTCTCCTCGTCCGCGCCGTCGACGGCCGTGAAGCCCGTGGTCGCCCGCGTCCTCGATCTCGGGACAGACCTCGCGCCGTTCCACGCTCTCTGCGCCGCGCGCCGGGAGGATGGTTTCGGCTGGATGGCCGACCGGCTCGCCGGGCGGATCCTGCGTGCCCCGACGCTCTTCGAAGACGCGGTGAAGGTCCTCTGTACGACGAACTGCTCGTGGTCCCTGACGAAGGCGATGGTGGCGCGCATGGTCGCGGCCTTCGAACGCGGCGGCGCCTTCCCCGACGCCGCGTTCCTCGCCTCCCTTCCCGAGCGCCGGCTGCGCGAGGAGCTGAAGGTCGGCTACCGCGCCCCGTTCCTGCACGATTTCGCGGCGCGCGTCGCCTCGGGGGACCTCGACCTCGCGGGTTGGGAAGACCCGTCCCGCTCCGATACGGAGGTGATGGAGCTCATCCGGGCGGAGAAGGGGTTCGGTCCGTACGCCGCCGAGACGCTCCTGCGCCTTCTCGGTCGCCACGGGCACCTCGGCCTCGACTCGTGGTCGCGGAAGAAGGTCGCCGAGCTCCGCTTCAAGGGGCGTCCGGGCAAGGACGCCCGGGTCGCGCGCTTCTACGCGCCGTTCGGCGGGTACGCGGGACTGGCGTTCTGGCTCGACGTGACGCGGGACTGGCACGATGGGCGCGACCGGCTCTGGCCGTAGGACCGGGCTCCCCCCTCCGGGCCTGGCTCGCGCCTTCGCACCGCGGGGCTCCTACAATGGCCCTTCGGAGGATGCGATGAAGAAAGTGCCTGGTCCGTTCCGGAAGTTCGTGGAGACCTATCCGGAGTGCGGAATGACGTACGAGGCGCTCGCCGCGGCAAGTCGCGAGGCCGCCGGCTTCGGGGAGAAGGATGCCGAGCTCGTGAAGCTGGCGCTCGCAGTCGGTTCGCGTCTCGAGGGGGCCGTCCACTCGCACGCCCGGCGCGCGCTCGAGGCGGGGGCGACGGCGACCGAGGTGCAGGGCGTGGCGATCCTCGGCCTGACGACCCTGGGCTTCCCTCACACCATGATGGGAATCTCCTGGATCGAGGACGTCCTGCGCGAGGCGGGCAAGGGCGTGGCGAAGGACGAAAAGAAGGCCGCGAAGAAGGCGAAGAAGGCGAAGAAGGCGAAGTAGCTTCGCGGACGAGGGTCAGGCCCCGGCCCGCTCCGGGGCCCGCCGAGCCCATTCGCCGGTCGCGTCGCGGAGCTCGTAGTCCGTCTCGTAGCCGCGGCCCTTGCGCGCCACGTGGTCCACCGCCTCGAGAAGCGCCTGGAACTCCTCTTCGCTCACCGTCGGAGACAGGCTGATCCTCACCCAGCCCGGCTTCTCGCCGATGTGCCCCTCGTCGAGCCGGCTGCGGATCGCGGCGGAGTGCGCCTCGTCGATGTGGAGGAGGAGGTGTCCGTAGGGTCCCGCGCACATGCAGCCGGCGCGGACCTGGATGCCGAAGAGGTCGTTCAGGAGGGTCGCGGCGAGGTTGTGGTGCAGGTCGCGGAAGATGACCGACAGGACGCCGAGGCGTTTCGTCTCGAGGTTCCCGAGAATGAAGAGGTCGTCGCGGCCGCGCCACTCCCGGAGGGCGCGCGAGAGATAGTCGCGCTCGATCCGTTCGGTGCGTGCCATGCCGACTGCGGCCTTCAGGTCGAAGGCGAGGCCGGCCTGGATCGACTGGACGATCGGCGGCGTGCCCCCCGTTTCGCGGAACTCGATGGCCGAGAGGTAGCGATGGTCCCAGGGCGACGTGTAGAGGACCGTCCCGCCGCCCGGCTCGGCCGGAACACGGTTCGTGAAGAGCTTCCGGTCGGCGACGAGGAGCCCGGGTGTCCTCGGCCCGCCGAGGAACTTGTGGACCGAGAAGAAGACCGCGTCGAGCCGCGCGTCGGGGTCTCCCGCGGGGTTCATGTCGACGTCCACGTAGGGGCCGGCGGCGGCGTAGTCGAAGAAGGCGAGCGCGCCGTGACGGTGGAGGACGCGGGCGAGTGCGGGGACGTCGTTCAGGATGCCGGTAACGTTCGAGGCCGCGCTGAACGTCCCGATCTTCCACGGGCGGTCTTTCCACTGCTCGAGCTTGGCGTCGAGGTCCTCGACCGAGATGCGCCCCGCCGCGTCGAAGTCGACGTAGACCGAATCGCCGATCGTCTCGCGCCAGGCGATGTCGTTGGAGTGATGCTCCATCATCGAACGGAAGATGACGGGACGGGCGTTCTCGGGGATCTGCCGCGTCAGGTGGTGGCGCTCCTCGAGCTGGTCGGGGATGCGCAGGCCGAGGACGTAGATGAGCCGGTTGATCGCGCCCGTCGACCCCGACCCCACCGGGATGAGGACGTCTTCCTTCGACGCGCCGACGTAGCTCGCGATCTTCGAGAAGGCGTTCTCGTAGTAGTGCGTCATCAGGCGGCCGGTGTGGTTGCTCTCGGTGTGGGTGTTCGCCATGAAGGGGAGGACCTTCTCGGCGAGCTCGTCCTCGACGTCGGCGTGAAAGCGCCCGGAGGCGATGAAGTCGAAGTAGCGCAGCGGCTTCTCGCCGGAGGGGGTGGGGATCGTGGCGGTGGCGCCGAGGACGCGGCTGCGCAGGCGGTCGAGGAACGCGCGCTCCTCCCCGTCGGACGAGGTCGCGACGGCGGGACGCGGGGCGCTCGAGGCGGCATCGACGAGGCGTGCGGTGGCTGTCATGGGTCCCCCTGCGCGGCCCCGGCGGGCGCGGGCGCCAGCGGGGGAGGATAGCGGAAAGGAGCCGCCGGCGGCTCGCCGAGGGCCGTGCCCCTCCCGGAGGCGCCGTGCCTAGCGCGGCGCCCAGCTCGCGAACGGCTCGAACGGCAGGTTGCGGCCGACCAGGAAGACGAAGAGGACGGCGTAGATGAGGAGACGGAGCCAGAGGGGTGGTATCGGGAGAGGCCGCTCCGGGCGGAGCGCGACGCGGAGGGCCAGGGCGAGGAAGGCCGGGATCGCGGCGACGGCCAGGACGTTCAGCCGGAGCGCGTGGGCGAGGTCGCCGTGGACGAGGGCGTGGAGAGCGCGGCCTGTGCCACAGCCGGGGCAATGAAGGCCCGTCGTCGCGTGCACGACACAGACCGGGGCGTAAGGCGCCGTCCGCGGGTCGACGAAGACGAGGACGAGGAGGACGAGAAGAAAAGCCCCGAGGGCGATGAGCGCCTGCGCGCGCCGCCCCCGGAGCCTCCGTGCGATCTCCTGCCGGAGCACGCTACTTCTTCAGCAGATCGTTCCCCTGGGCGTCCTTCATTTTTCCCGTGGCGATCAGGATGATGTCGATGATTCCCCAGATCCCGAGCCCCGCGCAGGTGAGGAGCTTCAGGATCCCGAGGCCCGTGTACCCGAGGTAGAAGCGGTCGACCCCGAGTCCGCCGAGGAAGATCGACAGGAGCAGAGCGGTCATCCAGTCCTTTTTCGGCATGAGTCCTCCCTCGCTTTTTCCGGTTTGGCCGGAAGAATAGTCGAGGTTTCCGCTTTAATCGAGAAGTTGTCTCGGATCTGGAACCGAATCGCCGGGCGGGTGACCTGTGTCACGCAGGGCGTTGCGTTGCGGCATTCCCTGCGGCGCTCGCCCGTCGGGCCAGAAACGGAAGGCCCCGGACGCCTGAGGGCGGCCGGGGCCGGGAAACGGGAGGGCGGGGAGGTTCAGGCGATCGGGGTCTGGGTGGGGGCGTTGACGAACTCGCGGGAGAAGGTGTCCCAGGAGGCGTCGTCGAGGCTGGCGGCCGAGCCCTTGCCGGGGAGTCCGCCGTCGGCCATGACGGGGACGTGGGCCATGGTGCGGGAGGGGACCATGAAGTCGGCGAGGCGGTGGAGCTCTTCGCGCAGGAAGTGGGTGGCGGCGGCGCCGATGCGCAGGGGGGCGATGGCGGCGTGGTGGTCGCGGGTCCAGATGGAGGCGACCCAGCCGGAGCCGTAGGGGTCGCGGACGACGGCGGAGGGGTCGCGCATGGCCTTGTCGTTGGCCGACATGACGGTGCCGGAGGCGGGGGAGGGGATGACGAGCTTGCGGCCCTTGACGGTGAGGGTGAACAGGGGGCTGCCGCGCTCGATGGTGGTTCCCTGGGCGGGGACGTCGACCTTGTCGACCTGGCCGACGGCCTCGGCGAGGAAGTCGTCGATGCCGACGCGCAGGCGGCCGTCGGAGGTGATGCGCAGCCAGGTGTGGGCCGCGTCGAGGAAGACACCCTGGGGAGGCTGGGGCACCTTCATCGCCACGATCGGCTGGAGCGCTTCGACGCTGGCGGTCCGGCGCTGGCGCGCGAGGACGAAACTGTCGACGGCGAGCGCGAGGACGATGGTGAGGATGACGAGCAGTGCGACCATTTGGAACCTCCTGCGGGGTGCGTCCGATGTCTCTCGGCCCCGTTTCACCACGAGATATCGCAAGGTCGCTGCCAGCCACTTCTGGATTCTCACAAGTCATTGAGAAGATACGGTTTGAAAGAGATGTCCGTGCTCATTCGCATCGAGAAGGCTGGTGAACTCCTCAACGCCCCCGAACCGTAGGGAGAGTCTGCTAAAACCCTATATCAGAATGACTTGAACTCTCGGCTAGAGGTCGGTCGCCGAAGTGTCGGGGCTGATGAGTTTCGCAACACCCGGAATGGCGAACCGAAACCTTCGGTTGCCGCCGGGTCCGTCGGGGGAACCTTTCGCCCGACGCACCGTAGAAGAAACCGGAAGCTCCTCGTGGAAGTCTGGTGAGTCCGGTGGCGCGTACCCCTCGCTCTCCTCGCCCTCGCCGCGCGCTCCCGTGACCCGGTCGGAAGCGCGGAGCTTCCTTTTCCCTTTTCTCTGGCGCCCGGTTCGTCGTGCCCGATTCCGGTCAGCGCAGACCGATGAGCTTGTGGGTCTGGAGGCTGAGGCGCCAGCGGGGATGCGCGAGGCACCACGCCGCGGCGGAGGCGACGTTCGTGTCGCGCCCGGGACCGTCCATCGGCTGGAGGAAGAAGCTCGCGAAGGCGAGGGCCTCGTACCGCTCCGGCTCGGCGCCGGCCTGCGGAAAGACGAGCTTCAGCTCGTGACCGGCGGTGAGCCTGAGCTCGGCCCCTGCCTTCGGGCTGACGGTGATCCAGTCGATGCCCGGGGGCGCCTCACGCGTGCCGTTCGTCTCGACGGCGATCTCGAAGCCCTCGCGGTGCAGAGCCGCGAGGAGAGCGACGTCGACCTGGAGAAGGGGCTCGCCCCCCGTGCAGACGACGAGGGGCCGGCCCCGATCGGGCCTCGGGGCGGCCCAGGTGGCCGAGACCGCGGCGGCGAGCGCTGCGGCATCGGGGAAGCGTCCACCCCCGGAGCCGTCGACGCCGACGAAGTCGGTGTCGCAGAAGCGGCACGTCGCCGCATCGCGGTCCTCCTCGCGTCCCGACCAGAGGTTGCAGCCCGCGAAGCGGAGGAAAACGGCCGCCCGTCCGGTCTGCGCCCCTTCCCCCTGGAGGGTGTAGTAGACCTCCTTGACGGCGTAGCTCAACGGAGGCCCGTCCGATCGAGCGCCGGATCGGGGAGTCCCGCCTCGCGGAAGCCCTTCGCCCGGAGCTGGCAGGAGTCGCAGCGCATACACGGAGCGCCGACCGGCGACGGCTCGTAGCAGCTCAGGGTGAGCCCGTAGTCGACGCCGAGGGAGACCCCGGTCCGGATGATCTCGGCTTTCGTCATCTCGATGAGCGGCGCCCGGACGCGGAAGCGCCCGGTCCCCTCGACGCCGGCGCGCGTGGCGAGGTTCGCCAGCGCCTCGAACGCGGCGACGTACTCGGGCCGGCAGTCGGGGTAGCCGCTGTAGTCGAGGGCGTTGACGCCGACGAAGAGGTCGAACGCCCCGAGGACCTCCGCCCACGCGAGTGCGAAGGAGAGGAAGACGGTGTTGCGTGCCGGGACGTAGGTGATCGGGATGCCGTGCGCCATCTCGTCCGCGGGGCGGTCTTTCGGGACGTCGAGGTCGGCGGTGAGGGCCGAGCCGCCGAAGAGGCCGAGGTCGATCGTCGCCACGACGTGCCGCTCGGCCCCGAGCGCATTCGCGACGCGCCCGGCCGCGGCCAGCTCGAGGGCGTGCCGCTGGCCGTAGCGGAAGCTGAGTGCGTAGGGGGCGAAGCCGTCGCGCCGGGCGATGGCCAGGACGGTGGCCGAGTCGAGGCCGCCCGAGAGGAGGACGACGGCGGGGGGGCGGAGCGTCACCGGCGCGTCATACCACGCCCGTCTGGAAGCCGGCGGCCCCCTCGGCGTCGAGCGTCGCGGCGCGAAAGCACTCCTCCAGGTGGTCTGCGACGAGGTCGACGCCGCCTGCATCGAGCTTGCCCGCTTCCACGAAACGGCGGAGGTGCCCGAGGATCTCCCCGGCGCCGAGCGCGCCCCGGTAGGGGCGGTCCTGCGCGAGCGCCTGAAAGACGTCGGCGATGGCCAGGAGGCGGGCTGGAAGCGGGATCTCGTCGGCCCGGACCCTGAACGGGTAGCCTTTCCCGATCAGCCCCTCGTGGTGGTACCCGGCCCAGCCGGCGATCTCCCGGAGGGGTTCGACCCGGCGAAGGATCTGGAACGTCTCGAAGGCGTGACGCTCGATCGTCGCGAACTCACCCTCGTCGAGAGGGGTGGTCTTCTCGAGGACCTCGTCGGGGACCCGGAGCTTCCCGAGGTCGTGGAGAAGGCCGGCGATCCTCAGCTTCGCGCAGGTCCCCTCTCCGAGTCCGGCGAGGCGTCCGAGCAGGGCGGCGAGCCGGGCCACGGCGGTGGAGTGGGAGGCCGTGAACGGGCTCTTGCGATCCACGATGCCGGCGAAGAGCTGCGCGAGGTCCGCCAGGCTCGAGAGAGGGACGGTCCGGTGATGAGCGATGCGCATCTCGTCCCGCAGGGCGCGCTCGAGGTGATGCGGCTCGAGCGTGAGCCAGAACGCCTCGGCCGCCGAGGCCTGCAGGAAGGCGCCCACGGCCTCTTCCGCGAAGCTCGTCCCCGAGCGCGCGAAGACCCATCGACGAATCTCGTCCGCCTGGAGGAGAGGGTCGCGATCCCTGTGGCCCTGGAGAAGAGCGTCGACCCGGTCGGCGAGGAAGACGAGGTTCGCGAGGAGAGCGGTCCGCGGGCCAGGCTCAGGGGTGGCGGGAGAGTCCCACGGGGTGTGGTGCAGCCGGACGATGGCGGCGATGCGCGACAGCGGCTCGAACCGCGCGAGGAGGTCGCCGCCCGCGTCGGCGTGGCCGTGGGCGTCCTCGAAGGAGAGATCCGCGTCGAGGAGCTTACTGTGAAGCCGCGTCGAGGAGACGCCGCAGTCGTGGAGTACGGCGGCGAGAAGAAGATCGTTCCGTTCTCCCTCCTCGAGGGAAAGGGACCGGCCGCACGCGGCGGCCATGAAGGCGACCCGCTTGCCGTGCTGGACGATCTGGGTTCCGACGAGGTCGAGGGCGTCCGAGAGTGCGAGCACGACCTCGTTCAGGTCGATCCGCTCGAGCTCCGGATCCGTGGATTCTTGGGCCGGATCTCCCGGAGTCCGTCTCATCAGCAGCACCTCCGAAGCCCTCTCGCGGCGAGGAACCTTTCGCCTGCGCTTCGTCGACGGGATGGGAACTGTCCGATCATCGTACCCCGGTCGGGAGCGGCGGAGCGGATCGGAAAGCGGCAGACCGGACGGGCGTCCCGGGTGCAATCCCATCCGTCGATCCGTTTCGTAGGGGGAGGGAAGAACGGGGGGATCTTGAAGATCGCGATCGTCGGAACGGGCATTTCGGGTCTTTCGGCCGCGTCGCTCCTGCACGGAAGGCACGACGTACGGGTGTTCGAGCGGGAAGGGCGCCCGGGAGGGCACAGCCACACGGTGGATGTCGCGGACGGGGACCGTGAGGTGCCGGTCGACACGGGCTTCCTCGTCTACAACGAGGTCACCTACCCGAACCTCGTGAAGCTCTTCGCCAGGCTCGGCGTCCCGACGAAGGCGAGCGACATGTCGTTCTCCGTCCGCTGCGAGCGATGCGACCTCGAGTGGTGCGGTACGGGCCTCTCTGGAGTCTTCGCCCAGCCTTCGAATCTCCTCCGCCCCTCGTTCCACGGGATGCTCCTCGAGATCGCGCGCTTCAACCGGGAAGCGCCCCGGCTCCTCGACGAACCGGGAGCGGAGTCGCTTACCCTCTCGGCGTATCTCGATCGCGAGCGGTATGGAGCCGCCTTCCGGAATCACTACCTCGTTCCGATGGCTGCGTCGGTCTGGTCGTCGGGCCCCGCGGCGATGGAGACGTTCCCGGCGGCGACCCTCGTGCGGTTCTTCCTCAACCACGGCTTCCTCGGCGTGACGACCCAGTTCCAGTGGCGGACGGTCGACGGCGGGAGCCGCGAGTACGTGCAGCGCCTGACGGCCCCGTTCCGGGACCGGATCCACCTCGCAAGCCCCGTCGCGACCGTGCGGCGCGACGCTCACGGCGTCGAGCTCGTGTTCGCCGACGGCGGTGCGCAGCGGTTCGACGGGGTCGTGATCGCCGCGCACGCCGACGAGGCCCTCGCGATGCTCGAGGAGCCGACGGCGGACGAGGCGCGGCTGCTGGGCGCCTGGCGCTATTCGACGAACGAGACGCTCCTCCACTCCGACCCGTCCTTCCTCCCACGCCGGAGCGGGGCGCGGGCGGCGTGGAACTACCACCTCGACGACTGCGCCCGGCCCTGGGCGTCCGCCACGTTGAACTACTGGATCAACCGCCTCCAGGGGCTTCCCACGAAGACCGAGTGGATCGTCTCCCTGAACCCCACGCGGGAACCGGCAGCGGGGGCGGTGGCGCGGAGGCTCACGTACACCCACCCGATCTTCACCCGCGAGAGCGTGGCGACGCAGGCCGAGCTGCCGGCGCTGAACGGGAACCTCCGCACGTGGTTCTGCGGCGCCTACTTCGGCTACGGCTTCCACGAAGACGGCCTGGCCTCCGGCCTGGCTGTCGCCGCCTCGCTCGGGGCGGAGCCGCTGTGACGCCGCCTCTCGCCTCCTGCATCTACGAGGGGACGGTGCGACACCGGCGCCTCTCCCCGAAGGCGCACGCCTTCTCCTACCCGGTCTACGAGCTCTATCTCGACCTCGACGAGCTGCCGCGGATCGAGGCGGAGGTCGGCCTCTTCCGGCACAACGGCCGAGGGTTGAACGCGCTGTATGACAGGGACTACATGGGGCCCGGGGAGCGGCCGATCAAGGAGAAGCTGCGGGAATGGCTCGCAGCGCAGGGAATCGCGCTCGGGAGGAGGCGGGTCTTTCTCCTCACGCACGTCCGCGTCCTCGGATACGCCTTCAACCCGGTGAACACCTACTACGTCTTCGGTGGCGACGGGCGGCTCGACCTCGCCGTCGCCGAGATCAACAACACGTTCGGTGAGACCTTCGGCTACGTCCTGAACCGGCGCGGGGTAGAGAGGGGGATCTCGACGCCCCGCTTCCCGAAAGTCTTCCACATCTCCCCGTTCCTCCCCATGAAGCTGGAATACGAGTTCCACCTCTCGCTTCCCGGCGAGAGCCTCGCCGTCCACGTCGACGATTTCCAGGACGGGGAGAAGGTCTTCGACGCCACCTTCACCGCGCGCCGCGTGCCGCTCACGACCCGGGCCCTCGCCCGCGCTCTCCTCCTCAACCCCCTGATGCCCGCCCGGGTCATCGCCTGGATCCACTGGCAGGCGTTGAAGCTCTGGTTCAAGAACGTTCCCGTCTTCACCCGTCCCGAGCCCCCGGCCGGACTGATCCACTCGAGGAGAGCCGCGTGACGTCGTTCGACACCACCTCCGACACCCTCGTCCCCGAGAGCTCCGCCCCGGGAGCCCTCGACCGCATCGCGACGCGGCTCGTACTTCGCGCCCTTGAAGGGCTCGAAGGGGGGTCTGTCGTGCTGACGCTTCCCGACGGGACGACGAGGCGCTTCGGCCGCGAGGGGGCCCGTCCGATCCGTCTCGAGGCGCACTCCTGGGGTCCGCTGCGCGCGCTCGTCCTCGGAGGCGACCTCGGGGCCGCCGAGGCGTACCTCGACGGCGAGTGGTCGACGGACGACCTGCCGGGCCTCGTCCGGCTCTTCGTCGCCAACGCCACGCTTTTCGACCGCGAGACGTGGCTGACGCGCGTGGCCAGCGCCGGCAACCGCCTTTTCCACGCCCTGAACCGGAACACCCGCGCCGGGTCGCGACGGAACATCCGGGCGCACTACGACCTCGGCAACGACCTGTACCGACTCTTCCTCGACCCGTCCATGACGTACTCCTGTGCGCTCTTCGAGACGGGACGCGAAACGCTCGAGGAGGCCCAGCGGAAGAAGCTCCGGCGGATCGCGGAGAAGGCGCGGATCCGCCCGGGGGACCACGTCCTCGAGATCGGTTGCGGCTGGGGCTCGTTCGCCTGTCTCGCCGCCCGGGAGTACGGGGCGCGTGTCACTGGTATCACCCTCTCGGCCGAGCAGGCCCTCTGGGCCCGGGAGCGGGTCGAGCGGGAGGGCCTCTCGGACCGGGTCGAGATCCGCCTCGTCGACTACCGGGACCTGCCCGCCGAGGGGAAGACGTACGATCGGGTCGTGTCGAT
The genomic region above belongs to Holophagales bacterium and contains:
- the queE gene encoding 7-carboxy-7-deazaguanine synthase — its product is MSYAVKEVYYTLQGEGAQTGRAAVFLRFAGCNLWSGREEDRDAATCRFCDTDFVGVDGSGGGRFPDAAALAAAVSATWAAPRPDRGRPLVVCTGGEPLLQVDVALLAALHREGFEIAVETNGTREAPPGIDWITVSPKAGAELRLTAGHELKLVFPQAGAEPERYEALAFASFFLQPMDGPGRDTNVASAAAWCLAHPRWRLSLQTHKLIGLR
- a CDS encoding Fe-S cluster assembly protein HesB, which codes for MSGVDLGLVARSHGWYDLPPFAWDEGRRRLSFVFLLGGAAVPVLLTSRPGGVGVSSSAPSTAVKPVVARVLDLGTDLAPFHALCAARREDGFGWMADRLAGRILRAPTLFEDAVKVLCTTNCSWSLTKAMVARMVAAFERGGAFPDAAFLASLPERRLREELKVGYRAPFLHDFAARVASGDLDLAGWEDPSRSDTEVMELIRAEKGFGPYAAETLLRLLGRHGHLGLDSWSRKKVAELRFKGRPGKDARVARFYAPFGGYAGLAFWLDVTRDWHDGRDRLWP
- a CDS encoding aminotransferase class V-fold PLP-dependent enzyme, whose amino-acid sequence is MTATARLVDAASSAPRPAVATSSDGEERAFLDRLRSRVLGATATIPTPSGEKPLRYFDFIASGRFHADVEDELAEKVLPFMANTHTESNHTGRLMTHYYENAFSKIASYVGASKEDVLIPVGSGSTGAINRLIYVLGLRIPDQLEERHHLTRQIPENARPVIFRSMMEHHSNDIAWRETIGDSVYVDFDAAGRISVEDLDAKLEQWKDRPWKIGTFSAASNVTGILNDVPALARVLHRHGALAFFDYAAAGPYVDVDMNPAGDPDARLDAVFFSVHKFLGGPRTPGLLVADRKLFTNRVPAEPGGGTVLYTSPWDHRYLSAIEFRETGGTPPIVQSIQAGLAFDLKAAVGMARTERIERDYLSRALREWRGRDDLFILGNLETKRLGVLSVIFRDLHHNLAATLLNDLFGIQVRAGCMCAGPYGHLLLHIDEAHSAAIRSRLDEGHIGEKPGWVRISLSPTVSEEEFQALLEAVDHVARKGRGYETDYELRDATGEWARRAPERAGA
- a CDS encoding carboxymuconolactone decarboxylase family protein → MKKVPGPFRKFVETYPECGMTYEALAAASREAAGFGEKDAELVKLALAVGSRLEGAVHSHARRALEAGATATEVQGVAILGLTTLGFPHTMMGISWIEDVLREAGKGVAKDEKKAAKKAKKAKKAK
- a CDS encoding FAD-dependent oxidoreductase yields the protein MKIAIVGTGISGLSAASLLHGRHDVRVFEREGRPGGHSHTVDVADGDREVPVDTGFLVYNEVTYPNLVKLFARLGVPTKASDMSFSVRCERCDLEWCGTGLSGVFAQPSNLLRPSFHGMLLEIARFNREAPRLLDEPGAESLTLSAYLDRERYGAAFRNHYLVPMAASVWSSGPAAMETFPAATLVRFFLNHGFLGVTTQFQWRTVDGGSREYVQRLTAPFRDRIHLASPVATVRRDAHGVELVFADGGAQRFDGVVIAAHADEALAMLEEPTADEARLLGAWRYSTNETLLHSDPSFLPRRSGARAAWNYHLDDCARPWASATLNYWINRLQGLPTKTEWIVSLNPTREPAAGAVARRLTYTHPIFTRESVATQAELPALNGNLRTWFCGAYFGYGFHEDGLASGLAVAASLGAEPL
- a CDS encoding DUF1365 domain-containing protein — its product is MTPPLASCIYEGTVRHRRLSPKAHAFSYPVYELYLDLDELPRIEAEVGLFRHNGRGLNALYDRDYMGPGERPIKEKLREWLAAQGIALGRRRVFLLTHVRVLGYAFNPVNTYYVFGGDGRLDLAVAEINNTFGETFGYVLNRRGVERGISTPRFPKVFHISPFLPMKLEYEFHLSLPGESLAVHVDDFQDGEKVFDATFTARRVPLTTRALARALLLNPLMPARVIAWIHWQALKLWFKNVPVFTRPEPPAGLIHSRRAA
- the queC gene encoding 7-cyano-7-deazaguanine synthase QueC, whose protein sequence is MQAASTSSQTTWRSAFAPRRSTPRGPPASRRAWYDAPVTLRPPAVVLLSGGLDSATVLAIARRDGFAPYALSFRYGQRHALELAAAGRVANALGAERHVVATIDLGLFGGSALTADLDVPKDRPADEMAHGIPITYVPARNTVFLSFALAWAEVLGAFDLFVGVNALDYSGYPDCRPEYVAAFEALANLATRAGVEGTGRFRVRAPLIEMTKAEIIRTGVSLGVDYGLTLSCYEPSPVGAPCMRCDSCQLRAKGFREAGLPDPALDRTGLR
- a CDS encoding class I SAM-dependent methyltransferase, with product MTSFDTTSDTLVPESSAPGALDRIATRLVLRALEGLEGGSVVLTLPDGTTRRFGREGARPIRLEAHSWGPLRALVLGGDLGAAEAYLDGEWSTDDLPGLVRLFVANATLFDRETWLTRVASAGNRLFHALNRNTRAGSRRNIRAHYDLGNDLYRLFLDPSMTYSCALFETGRETLEEAQRKKLRRIAEKARIRPGDHVLEIGCGWGSFACLAAREYGARVTGITLSAEQALWARERVEREGLSDRVEIRLVDYRDLPAEGKTYDRVVSIEMLEAVGYRYLPGYFETVDRLLAPEGIAVIQSITVPDDRHERLLRRPDFIQKHVFPGSHCPSVGAIASAVAARSRLLIHHLEDVGAHYAETLRRWRAAFLANLPRVRELGYDERFVRLWDFYLSYCEGGFATRHLGDVQLVLTRSGNRALGPVPGATDRA
- a CDS encoding HD domain-containing protein, whose amino-acid sequence is MRRTPGDPAQESTDPELERIDLNEVVLALSDALDLVGTQIVQHGKRVAFMAAACGRSLSLEEGERNDLLLAAVLHDCGVSSTRLHSKLLDADLSFEDAHGHADAGGDLLARFEPLSRIAAIVRLHHTPWDSPATPEPGPRTALLANLVFLADRVDALLQGHRDRDPLLQADEIRRWVFARSGTSFAEEAVGAFLQASAAEAFWLTLEPHHLERALRDEMRIAHHRTVPLSSLADLAQLFAGIVDRKSPFTASHSTAVARLAALLGRLAGLGEGTCAKLRIAGLLHDLGKLRVPDEVLEKTTPLDEGEFATIERHAFETFQILRRVEPLREIAGWAGYHHEGLIGKGYPFRVRADEIPLPARLLAIADVFQALAQDRPYRGALGAGEILGHLRRFVEAGKLDAGGVDLVADHLEECFRAATLDAEGAAGFQTGVV
- a CDS encoding TM2 domain-containing protein, giving the protein MPKKDWMTALLLSIFLGGLGVDRFYLGYTGLGILKLLTCAGLGIWGIIDIILIATGKMKDAQGNDLLKK
- a CDS encoding glycine cleavage system protein H is translated as MVALLVILTIVLALAVDSFVLARQRRTASVEALQPIVAMKVPQPPQGVFLDAAHTWLRITSDGRLRVGIDDFLAEAVGQVDKVDVPAQGTTIERGSPLFTLTVKGRKLVIPSPASGTVMSANDKAMRDPSAVVRDPYGSGWVASIWTRDHHAAIAPLRIGAAATHFLREELHRLADFMVPSRTMAHVPVMADGGLPGKGSAASLDDASWDTFSREFVNAPTQTPIA
- a CDS encoding DUF2752 domain-containing protein, translating into MARRLRGRRAQALIALGAFLLVLLVLVFVDPRTAPYAPVCVVHATTGLHCPGCGTGRALHALVHGDLAHALRLNVLAVAAIPAFLALALRVALRPERPLPIPPLWLRLLIYAVLFVFLVGRNLPFEPFASWAPR